CACATTTATTGAAAATTCCATCTCGCaaaagttttgaaatgtttAGTAGATTATATGGTAACTCCTATAAACGTGTATGAGAAATATTCAAATCCAATAAAcagaataaaaaataaaattaaatatactaAACGGGGCAGAGAATTGTACGCCCTTGCGGTCGAAAAGCCAATTATTAAATGGATATtccacataaatatatacataaaccGATATCTAATTAAAATCACTGCAAGGGTATAAGCAATGCAATTACGCATTCATTACCATAGACacatatttcaaatttaaCTATTTTAATAAAGTTACTTGCTTGGATTAATCCCGCTATCCCAGTCCTCGTATCCAAATTAATCAGAGTGCTTCCCTATCATGACAACAgaacacagatactcgtatatgtatttcatttgaattttgtataaaaagcatTGGTAAGCATATGGACCAGAAATATAATTCTGAATAGATTATCCAGATTGGAAACGACCCAAACGTCAGCAAGTTTCCACTTCAGATCGATTGGGTTTCTCCAAACGAGTGAGGAGAACGCAAATTATAAAAACATGATCAAGTCGGACAGAGCGAGCGGAGCGTCACAGCCACAGAAAAGAAAGTCTAGCTTCTATGGGGTACGGTACCCTTgctgatatatgtatgtacatgtaggTCCTACATATACTAGCAATATGAAAAAGTGAACTTCTGGGCCAAAAGTCAAAGCTCTTATAATCTGCATGTTATAGAATGAACTTGATTTGCGTGGGAACCTCCCAGAGTGCTTACTGTCACTCTCTGCCAGTCTCCCAGTTCAAGATcgactctgtctctgtcacTGCCATCGATCCTGAACCAGAACATATAAGGCTCTCCTTCATGAACGCTCACGAACATCAGGTGAACTTGCGAGCACCAGGCCAGGCGTAAACAGAGCGACTGGAGCCAGTCGCGTCATACAAATCCGAGCAGCTCTCGATTGTTGCTCCCAGCTCTCGGCTCTCACAGAGCTCAGAGCTCAGTGCCGACGACCGTCATATCAGTGGCGTGGAATGATGCCTCAGTTATTCTGCCGTGGTCCGTGTGTTAGGTACAGTTTAATTGTTTAATCCGCTCAGCCGTTTGGCGGAGATTCATTGACATCTTGAGGCCTAGTGCCTACTTACCCACCCATTGGTTCCTCCCGTGGTCCAGAAaggaaaataattatataGCATTGACACGCATTATATAAACCCCGTTtcgaatatatataaatatatatatataaatattcgaGAAGATCACCTACGTATGTACATCgctgtgtgtgtacgtgtgtgcgtgtaagACTCATTGCATTCCGGTTTTGGATTAATATCCAAACAGCAAAAgtgccatatacatatgtacatatatactcgtactcgtataaaCGTCGCTACGTCAGTGCCAATCCCACAGAAAAAACCCCGAAATACATcagtaaataaaaattaaataattgaaacATACTACGCACATGTGTATGTACGAATGAACAATTATTATACATAACATCAGTTCCGTTCCACTGTTTTGATAGCCGAAACTCAAAACGAACTTGCAAAATGCTTGCATTAACAGGTAACAATCAATCGACAATGGGGGATATTCCCATTTTGTGGACACTCGTGCACCCAGTCATCAAATCTTTGCATTAGCTTAAGCACACAcatctgtatgtacatacatatgtagcatCATCCCCGTActtactcgtacatacatacatatatgtctGTGGAAGGAAGGTCGCCCTCAGATCATCTTTATCAGCAGAATAACACACACATTGTATTATCGTAGTATGGAAgttttgaaatgaaattcaCAATTAAGAAAATATGTTCCAATATCCGGAAGTACATATTTACTCacatttttatatacatatgtacatataaaggCTTGACGCATTGCGGAATCTGGGCCTTTCTGATTGATCTGATATCTTCTAAgatacatacctacatataccTATACCTGTACCTATcgctatatacatacatatatttagcCTGGCAGTTCTTTGAACTAAGACAAGTCTGACGGCgggggaaaatgcattttcgtAATTAAGATGTAGAATAGAGTGAGAGATGAATCATTGTAGAAATCCGGACTGAAAGTGTTCATGGAATGTGGACAGACTTTTATGTACCAATAAATTCTACTATCTATTCagctgatttttttttagcaaAGTTCttcgtacgtacatatgtatgtatgtatatcctaGATATAGGGGCTTATGTAGAGTCAGAATTTACCCCACAAATCACTGTTTCATTTAATGGCAAAGCTTAAGACCGATTCCAAacatttttcacatttcaGGTCGTTTATTAGGATGGTTCCACTTACTTGTGGTGTTTGCTGGCATATGCCTGGCAGGTGCGCAGCAGCAATATCCCCAACTGTCTGTTGGGACTCCCCTGGAGGCGTTGACCGCACCGACAGCTTTTGAGCGGCAAACCACCCATATCCAGTCGCTGCAGACCAACTTTGATACGGATTTGCTTCGCAATATTTCCCTGGGAGCACAGGAGTTTGGGCTTGATCTGCTGCAGCGCATATCTGTAGAGGTGCATAAATCCAACAGGGACTTTATGATATCACCCTTTTCCGTGTGGTCGTTGCTCGTCCTGCTGTACGAGGGCGCCAGCGGGGCCACCTACGAACAGCTGCGTCGAGCCCTGCGCATCAATGTTGAGGATGAGAAGCTACGCGCTGTCTATCAAGTGTGGAGCACCTACCTGAAGTATGTAACTGCCACTGATTGCATTCCTTTTACCCTTGGCTTACTAGTTTGTCTGGCTTTTCTATGGCAGCACCAAAACGGCCACCATAGAAGTGGCCTCGCTCCAGGCCGTTTACACCGACAAGGCTTTGCCCGTGAAGAGCGCCTACCGGGATGTGGTGAAGAACTACAACGTTCAGCCGGTGGAGGTGGACTTTTATAGTCCCAATACTGTGCACCAGATCAACGAGGCCTCGAACCGCACAACGCGCGGTCTCATTCCGTACACGGTGCTGCCCCAGGATATCTACGGAGCCAAGATGTTCCTGCTCTCTTCGCTGTTCTTTAAGGGCCAGTGGAAGGTGGGTTTTCTGTGCAGCGCTGTTTTCAATATAGTTAGGTATAATGCTTCCTCCAATTGCAGTTCCCTTTCAATCAGTCAGCGACTCGTATGGAGCCGTTCTACAACGAAAACGACGAGGTAATCACCAACATACCCATGATGGTGCAGGAGGCGAACTTCTCATATGCCACAAATATCCAGGGCCTAGACGGCTACGTATTGGAACTGCCGTATGGCGCACAGGACAGGCTCTCAATGATAGTTATACTGCCGAAGCGCGGCTTCAAGCTAAACGACGTGGCCAACAACCTGAAGGCTTTGGGTCTGTCCCCCATCTTGCAGCGTCTGGCCGACTTTAAGCGGACATCCTCGGAGGACAACCAGGTGGAGGTGCTAATGCCTAAGTTCACAACCACGACGGACTTTACCCTAAAGGGAGTCCTGGGGCAGGTAGGACATTCTCagacattccattccacagtCAACCTACAGTCAATTCTGTGATGTTCCTTTCACAGATGGGCATACGCGATCTTTTCGATGAGAATAACGCGAACCTTAGCCGGATGTCGTCTGGACTATTTGCTAAAATCTGCATTCACTCCACCAAAATCATTGTGGACGAGCAGGGCACAACCGCCGGGGCCGTGACTGCCGCTGTGCTCGCCAACAAGGCGACGCCGCCAAAGTTCCAGCTGAACAAGCCATTCCAATACATGATCGTGGAGAAAGCCACCAATCTAATGCTCTTTGCCGGCCAAGTGCGCAACCCGAAGGCGGTTTAGACTTAAGCGAGACTTTATTGACATCgtacagaaacagaaacagaaatactACGTTAAGGCAATCGCAGCCTTCGGGCAGACTATTTTTTGGTGCGGCCGGTGGCTTTTTTCCCCCCCACGGGTTGCTGTTTGTCTTTGCTGGCTTTGCTCGAGATGAGAGGATGAGTTTCTGAAAGCGATTGGATACGATTGGATAGTGGATTGACGTTGGCGTTCGGTTGGGAAGGTGCTTACCGTCGGTGGGGGCATCGGGCAGGCTGACATCATAGTGCTGCACGCGGCGACGCTTGGAGGCCATTATGTCGTCATCGTAGTCATGTGGGTCGTTGCTGAGTAACACGGTACTTGCCTCGAGACCGTCCTGTGCTGCCCAGCCATCCTCGGGATCCTCCACCTCTGGTGCCATGGGCAAAAATTGCAGGGCATTTTCGTCCTCCCCCTCCTCATCGGAGGAACAGAATGCTGCCACTGGTTCCACCTTTTGCACATCTACTTCAATCTCTTCATCCTGCTGGGCGTCTGCATTAAGGTCCACCGACTTGTCCTCATCGGCAATGTCAAACTCGGATTCTCTCTCCTCGTACTCCACATTCTCATCCAATTCTTTAAAGTCGGGGGCAAACGCCGACCAGTTTTCAACCTGGTTTTGTGCCCAGATCGAAACGAGTCCCGAgctgatgctggctataatggGTCGCACCGGATGCCACACCACGTCGAGCAGCAGTTCACCCTTTGTTCCATGGAGGATCTTCACGAGATTGCCAATCGACTTCTCCCATATGTACAGTGCATGCTGGCGTGCACTGCCCGCGCATATATATTCCCCGTCGCCAGAGAAACAGCACTTCTTCCAGGTAGTTCTGCATAGATAACGCTGTAGATTGTAGACTGAAACATTCACAGTCGAGGCAAGAACTCACTTGTTGACCAGATCCTGCAGCTTTTGTATTGGCTCTGGTTCGCCGTCCCTGCCCAGTGCAATGATTTCCTTAGAGTCGTACACGCGTATCACTCGATCCGACGTGTTGATGAGGAATGCGCTAAAATAGATTTAAGCGGTACAAATCTAGGTACTATATTGTCTTTTTTTAGTCACTTACTCGCCCCGACGGGCAAATTCAATGCTCTTGACGGCTGTCGCACTCGAGGTGCCCACAATAATGCGAAAGCTGGCCACCACTTCAAACGTCTCCACGTCCAAGACGAGTATTTTTCCCTTGGCATTTCCCGTGTATATGTGCTTTCCACGACGATCGAACGACGCCACAATATTCAGATCGCCCTGCCAAAGAAAGGTTGGTCATTCTCATTTTCTGTCCGTCTTCTTTTGGGAAATTTGCAAACCAACATCAGAGTCCAGGGGCAGGCGGCGGTGTGATCCTCCGATTTCAACGAGAACGGCGGCATATCGCATGGGACACACCAGCAGTCGATTGTCGTTCCGGGGATCAAACTGCACCTTCAGGACGGGGGAGGGAAAACGGTACTTGTGCTCCAGTTCGCCCGTCAGAACGTCCCAGATGCACACATTATTATCTGTGGACGCCGATAGCAACTGAAAGTGGAGGGGGGAAAGAAGAAATATTAGAGAAACATAAGGATCAAAACGAGTGCCGGTAAGTCCACTCACCTTGTGCCCATTCCTGGTCCAGCTCAGACTGCACACGGGATGCACGTGGGCGGAAATGATTTTGGCGATGCCCCGCGTCAGAAAGTCCCATATAACTATTCGGCCATCGTTGCATCCCACGGCCAGGAGCGTTCCGTATTTGTTGAAAGCGCATGTGACTGCCAGGGAAATGCAGTCTAGGGAACCATCAAACTCCTCCGGATAGTTTTGTCCAAATGACTCTAATGGATACAAGATGGTCGGTTTATTAAGTTACCTATATTAAATACAGGCTTCGTACCCAACAATTCCAAATTCATTTTGTTTATAGAAGTGTGACCATCGATGGTCTGAACTCAGccatcgatactatcgattgGTGTGCGCGCCAAGGAGAAATTTTTTGATAGTGAATGAGTGACAAGGATatggaaattaaatatattgaTGAAACTGATAAAATACTCCATTATATACCAATATACCGTAATTATACCTTCAACTCAATTTCGACctcaaaataaacacaaaaatatattattaaatGGTCACCCTGGCTTATAAGGTAGCTACTGCCATTCACACTCACACGTGTTTGCTGATCGATATGTCGTTGAATATTCATTCTCCAAAAAATAACGTTCAGTTTAGGAATGCTTACACATATTAGTATGCGACATTGTTTCGGGGATTTATTACACTGCATTAAAAAGTTtggtatgtatgcatgtatcaatttttcatttatttccaGTCCGTGTCGTACACCATTGTATTTTCTTATGGAGTAGTATATTTGAAAAGCGATACGcgatatttattgttttttcgtattttataaattcaaataaattccTCAAATTTTGTTCAAATAAAAATCGTGTTTTCTTTGTGCTAGAACTAATATATTTGCGAAATTGCGGCGTAacatattaatttatttccggtTCTAGCGCGTTAGGATGTTCCGCTGCAGCGTTTTTTTACGTTTCTTTTGGTCACACTGATCCAGATCCgagtggttttttttgtgtgcacgTTGTATgtggaaaattatgaaattaattatatttataagtGGATTATGTGGATAGTGCGCAGAGACTATACCTACGAAAATCGAGTAGAGATTTCATCAAGTTTTCAATCGTCAGAGAGGCAATTCGAGGACAAAAATCATTTGCACGCGATTGTGTCAACGTCACCTTTGGAGCAGAGCAGCCTCAGCCTCTCTCTGCCactctctcgcgctctctttctctccccgTCTCACTGCTAAATTTTGCGTATGGGCGCTAATTCTCCTGAAAGCTTAAGTGGAGTGAAAAAATATACTCGAATTGTGTTCAACTCGAGACTGAATTCAGTTTTTTGTTCACAGGAAAAGTTGTCATCCTAAATTTGTGCCTGTCCTCTCTCCTTTTTGGATGTGTATTTACTGATGCTAGATTTCCAAAAATTGGAACAAAAAATTCATTGTATTCCTAATTATTTCGCTCGTTTCGTGAGTCTGTGACAACGAATGCGCTCAATTTCATGTGCTTTTTCTCTCCCCCTGCTTTCTTACATTATTTACAATtgtatgtgtgggtgtatgtttgtgtgctcatgtgaatatttaaatatgtgtGTAATTTGTGTATATAACCGTTTACAGGGTATACATCGCGGCAGCCACGTTGAAAGGAAGAACGTGAATGTCAATACAACGAACACACAGAGGGAACGGTGAAGATAAAAACTAGCGGCGCAGAAGAATCGAGGAAGGAACAGGCTGCTTAACCCTCCCCccacagccaccagccacGAGCCACCGTCACACAGCAACCACAAAAAACCACTCGTAATTCTATTGGCAACGACTTCGAAGGGGAACAGGAGATAACAATTCACAAGCAATATGTCTGGCGAAGAAACGTCTGCTGATCGCAATGTCgaaatatggaaaataaagaaacTCATCAAGAGTCTGGAAATGGCACGCGGGTGAGTACTCTCCTCCATCCATGACACCATGGCTCCTCCATTGTGTGCATATTTTTTTCTCAGTTTTCCTTTTGTGGGGTACACACACCATGCTGCAACGGGGcgggcgtgtgtgtggggcgggagcgggagcggagATACTGCGCGCTGTCGCCAGACCTTGCGACCGTTTTGGGGGAGCCCCAAGTGGTGCGAgtggtggtgggtgggtggatgTACAACCACCACCTTCACTTTTTGAGTAGAGTGACTCTCTGAGAGCATATTGTTTGCGAGGCTTTGAGCCCCATTCCTCTCAAGCAACAACACCACCCGTTTGGAGGCATTTTGGCCTTTCCCCGTTCGCGTTCCCTACCGAGCAACACGTTTTTTGTCGGGTTTTTATCGGTTCAAACTAGACCTTACCGCTGTGCCCCGCCGAGGTGGAGCCGTGAGTAATCCGCCTCGTGGCTCTCTTCTGCCTATCAGAGTGAGtgtgctctctccctctctctctctctctctgtctctatttgagtatccctctctctcactctctgggGTCCTTCATTCGATTGGGGTCCCCGATTCTCTCCGACAGTGGGTAACAAGGTCAACTATTCAAAGAACTTGGTTTTACTACGgcgtgtacatacatatgtatgtatgtacatacatatatctcacTCAGAGTGGCGCCTCCCTGCGTTTTCAATTCCGATTCCCACTCACTTTCTCTCCTTTGATTTCAGAAATGGCACCAGCATGATTTCTCTGATTATTCCGCCAAAGGATCAAATCTCGCGCGTTAGCAAAATGTTGGCCGATGAATTTGGAACGGCCTCGAACATCAAGTCGCGCGTGAACCGCTTGTCCGTCCTCGGTGCCATTACGTCGGTCCAGCACAGACTTAAGTTATACACCAAAGGTGAGTTTTTCTATTGAGGAAATGATCAGAGATAAATAATTTTTGCTCGATTTCAGTGCCTCCAAATGGTTTGGTCATCTACTGCGGCACCATTGTCACAGAGGAGGGCAAGGAGAAGAAAGTGAACATAGACTTCGAGCCATTCAAGCCCATCAACACCTCGCTGTATCTGTGCGACAACAAGTTCCACACGGAGGCCCTCACTGCCCTGCTGGCCGATGATAACAAATTCGGCTTCATTGTGATGGATGGTAATGGTGCGCTGTTCGGTACCCTGCAGGGCAACACCCGCGAGGTACTGCACAAATTCACCGTCGATCTGCCGAAGAAGCACGGACGTGGTGGTCAGTCCGCCCTCCGTTTCGCCCGTCTGCGCATGGAGAAGCGCCACAACTATGTGCGCAAGGTGGCAGAAGTGGCCACCCAACTGTTCATTACCAATGACAAGCCCAACATTGCCGGCCTCATTCTGGCTGGTAGCGCGGACTTCAAGACCGAGCTCAGCCAGTCCGATATGTTTGATCCCGTAAGTGTCGCCCTAGAGCCTCTGTCCTCCGCATCcgcgtctgcgtctgccccCGCTAACACGGTTTTCTTTTATCCAATTGCAGCGTTTACAATCAAAAGTCATCAAGCTGGTGGACGTTTCTTATGGCGGCGAGAACGGCTTCAATCAGGCCATCGAATTGGCCGCCGAGTCATTGCAGAATGTGAAATTCATACAGGAAAAGAAACTCATTGGACGATACTTTGATGAAATTTCTCAGGTATGTGCATTTTGCATTCTACTTTGCAAGTTCCCAAATATTCTGTGTAACAACACGTTTCCTTATGCGATATAGGACACTGGGAAATACTGCTTCGGAGTGGAGGACACTTTGCGCGCACTGGAACTGGGATCAGTGGAGACTTTGATCTGCTGGGAGAACCTCGACATTCAACGCTACGTTCTTAAGAATCATGCCAACTCGACGTCAACGACAGTATTACATTTGACGCCTGAGCAGGAAAAGGACAAGTCGCACTTCACTGACAAAGAGGTATGCTGCATCCCTAGCTTTGATCGTTTGGTTTTCGCCTCACGTCCCACACATGTTTCTACCAACAGAGCGGCGTGGAGATGGAGCTTATCGAGTCTCAACCGTTGCTGGAATGGCTGGCAAACAACTACAAAATGTTTGGCGCCACGCTGGAGATCATTACAGATAAATCGCAGGAAGGAAGTCAGTTTGTGCGTGGCTTCGGTGGCATTGGCGGTAAGTCCCAGACAAATTCAGTTCCAGACTAGACTATCGTTAGCCGTCACACTGGACTGGAGCTAGCTTTAGTTGTAGTTCGATTTCGATTGTAAGCTAATCAATTCCAAAAGTTGAAACTGTTTTTCCATTCCTCTTCCCTCATGCTGCTTTAACACGAATGCAACACACGAATGGTCGTCGTGGCTTTGATATTAAACatttgtaaatgtaaatgtaaatgtgtcGAATAGGTATTTTGCGCTACAAAGTAGATTTTCAATCCCTGCAGGCTGACGAGCCGCTGGAGGACGTTGATCTCGATGATTACTAGACACCAGTGTGCTGTGAACAGATTCGCAATTTGCGAATTGCGAATTGCGGGTCTCGAGTTCTCGATTATGCGTTACATAAAACAAATAACCATatacttttttggggaaatCTCGTAAAGCAAAACGTTCAAATTGATTAGGAACCAATTTACTTGCCACATAGTTTTAATCTATGTTCAGCGTAGCCGTTCTATACAATATTTATCACCAGAGTAGGGAGGGTCCTGCATCACTCGGAGGTGGATTGCATTTCACTGTCGGATCAGGTCAGGGTGCATATAGATGCGCACCCACATATATCTACGATTTaccaaattttttaattagttcGTGAATACTTTTAAGAACACAACATATATAAGTCGTAAATTAACTGAAACGATGGAACGGCATCGTTTTCACACATACCAATCGATTATTCCCTGTTTTCGGATTGACTTTGATTCCATTCCATTAAAAAAGAAGCTAAATGAAAGCATATGATAAACGGCGATAAACGCGTCACCATTTAGCTGGCAAAGAGTTCCCGAATGTATCTGCATTTTCCCCCTATTCGAATACCTTAAACCGAGAGAGAGTTATAAGAAAGTacacaaaacaaattaaaaacaaagaattgtaataaaaataaaacaccaCACATAAAAAcgattaaataaatatacctaTCAGAACATGATGGCAGTGCTACTCCAGTACTCCTGTACTCCTTCTGTAGCCTCCTTAATTTATAACTAGTTTCTGACTAATCATGTCCAAAGAGGTGAGACCCTGGTGTTTAGTTCGACGAGTGTgtgttatattttttgtttttgctcacTTGAGCACGCGAGGATATTTCCATTTATAATTATATGATGCAAAAAATCGTATATTTATCAGTTTTATCTGTACATGTTTTATTTGGTCATTTGTTTTGTATCATAATCTTTAACGAAGGAAGCTAGTCTTTTTATAACCGGTACTAGAAGAGTATAGGGTAAACTAAGTATATTCTGTTTtttggtaaaagtggatgtgtgtaacacccacaAGGCAGCGTTTCCTACCTCATcaagtatatacatacatatattcttgatcagcatcaatagcgcCGAGTCTATAAAcctatgtctgtctgtccgtccgtcttgtttcagctagagtaaccaaaatTTTTATACAGACTCCGGCCAGACTCCTCCTCCAGCCACAAAGAATGCTTAGAAGAGCTAAACTTACTTTCCGCAAGTAGGAAAATCTGTcacatccacaattttgaagatatgagaaaaccaaaaaactgtCGAATCTGCATCAAATCGGATctttattatagccagaaggaaggcttccacgcgcttactcattttctctctctctcttcctcgtGAAGTGCACGCAGTCTAGTGGAATGGAGCGAGATAAAACGGCTGGTGTTAATGtcagaatagaaaaaaaagagacagaaaaatggaaacggataaaatataatatatacaaatctTCCAAACGGCTTAACcaatttttatgaaatttttctTTCGACTAAAACAGCGATACCAAACGACACATGtatgaaatatattgtataaatacataaacCATAACctcccatatatgtatactgactgagtatcgggtataatgtACAGTCGCGGCCCTCGCAACGTAACTATTcattttaatatataattttgaGATGCAAAAAATAATACTTTCCCTGTATTTATCAGTTTTATCTGTTCATTTTTATTTGGTCATCCGTTTATATCCATTTGCAAGAGTATCCTAATAATTAAAACACGCGAAGCTAGTCTTTTTGttcttaaatttaatttctcaattcaatatatttttggttctttattattttctgtGCTTTGATAATAATAAGTTCGTTATTTTACTTTCACAGGTATCTTGCGCTACAAGGTGGATTTCCAGAGTATGCAGCTTGATGAATTGGACAATGATGGCTTTGACCTAGATGATTACTAGAAAACGTTTCTGTTAATACACAAAGCTCTACCTACCATCAAACGTAAACTGAAACTGCGCAGCCACATAGACCaggaaattaaatagaatattttaataatacgcaaaaacacacaaacccCTCTTCCATTTTTACGTTGTTGGCGAAAAAGTAAAATCTAAATTAATGCATATACCTACAAGATAATATTATGTTAAATCGaagaaaacaaatattaaaatgaTACCGTTTTACGTGAACAAAACTGATTTAACATCGCTCATGATTTAATGGAACCCAATTGGCAATCAGTCTTTTACGTAGACTTCTTAACTTGCATTTCACAGGGCAGTGTCACCTGAATAATTTGCAAGAAATAGGGCTGGGCTCTTCTAAACTATGTGAAAGGAGCAGGAAACATCGGAACACATCAGGATTTTGGACAGATCACTGTTTAGTAATATTTATTCCATGTTACCCCCTGTTCCACTCTACGATATTACGAAGCACCGAGTACTATTTGCatacagatatgtacatacgtagaAAGTTGACTGGAAATTTTGGTATATGCATTCAAATGCCGATTTCGTGAATACTCACGTACTACTCGTACGATTTAATGTGCTCTGAGAACTTATCCGCTGGGGATCTCTTGCATTAAATTTCTCTTCATTGAATTACTCTTTATTTAACTCTTCTACTTTCAAAAGCTAGAAGAAGAAATGCCAAAAGGTTCAAATGGAAACTAATCAATTTGATaagaatcttttgataaacCAAGAGGCAACTGCTTTTGGAAGAGAATATACCCTGCCCCAGAGTACCGCGCATTCAAAGACTGGAAGTGAAAGTCTGTAAGATTTCTATTGCttaagaatatacatatgtaccatGCATGCAAGTAGTAGAATGTTGACCCGATTCCTATGCTAATTGATATTTCCGTGTGATACTCGTTGTGGCAAAATGATATAAGCGCGAGTCCATCTTCTTATATTCGTCTAAAATATCTTATAAAATCCGCACAAATCTAGAAACTTTCCATCTATGTTAATGTTGTGATAAAACAAAATCGGCTCCACCCCAAAGAGCACGACTACTGACACTGCGGTAAACAAATGATGGACGTGTAGAGCCGACTCTATCCATATACATAAATCGTTGCTCGCACTCGTATATTTGTACGTACTACATTTGTATGTGGTTGTAGCTCAGTTTACAACATTAATGAGAATTTGATCAagagaatatacatacatactcggaAAGTCACAATCAGCTGCAGTGCGACTGGCAATCACATCATTGGGGCACTTCCAATTGAATCGTCGGCGGCGACAGAGGTTCAAGAAATCTGAAATTAATCAGCGTTCTTTTTTACTGGCAAAGTCGTGACTAGGCGATATTGTGTGATATGGATCAGGCATTGGCTGTGAATCGAGTTCGCGAAGGGCTTATGGATGATTGGAGTATCCTGGAAAATGTATTCAAGCTACTGCAGAAGGACGACACATTCTGTGTGGACCCCCAAAAATGGAATAAGCAGAAAATCGTATCATTTTTGCAGCCAGACGATTTGAAGGTAAGTCTGTTGTCTCGAGATAACGGCGGGGTGACTGTCcgattaaaacaaaaaaaaagagttcaaTTTTTGACCCCAAGCCTTTTCTGAAAGAAATTAATTGTGATTTAGCCAATTATATAACAAATTGAGTGGTCTTGATAAGTTCCGAAAAGGTACTCGTATAACCGG
The sequence above is a segment of the Drosophila pseudoobscura strain MV-25-SWS-2005 chromosome X, UCI_Dpse_MV25, whole genome shotgun sequence genome. Coding sequences within it:
- the Spn77Ba gene encoding serine protease inhibitor 77Ba, yielding MLALTGRLLGWFHLLVVFAGICLAGAQQQYPQLSVGTPLEALTAPTAFERQTTHIQSLQTNFDTDLLRNISLGAQEFGLDLLQRISVEVHKSNRDFMISPFSVWSLLVLLYEGASGATYEQLRRALRINVEDEKLRAVYQVWSTYLNTKTATIEVASLQAVYTDKALPVKSAYRDVVKNYNVQPVEVDFYSPNTVHQINEASNRTTRGLIPYTVLPQDIYGAKMFLLSSLFFKGQWKFPFNQSATRMEPFYNENDEVITNIPMMVQEANFSYATNIQGLDGYVLELPYGAQDRLSMIVILPKRGFKLNDVANNLKALGLSPILQRLADFKRTSSEDNQVEVLMPKFTTTTDFTLKGVLGQMGIRDLFDENNANLSRMSSGLFAKICIHSTKIIVDEQGTTAGAVTAAVLANKATPPKFQLNKPFQYMIVEKATNLMLFAGQVRNPKAV
- the Rbbp5 gene encoding retinoblastoma-binding protein 5 homolog, giving the protein MNLELLESFGQNYPEEFDGSLDCISLAVTCAFNKYGTLLAVGCNDGRIVIWDFLTRGIAKIISAHVHPVCSLSWTRNGHKLLSASTDNNVCIWDVLTGELEHKYRFPSPVLKVQFDPRNDNRLLVCPMRYAAVLVEIGGSHRRLPLDSDGDLNIVASFDRRGKHIYTGNAKGKILVLDVETFEVVASFRIIVGTSSATAVKSIEFARRGDAFLINTSDRVIRVYDSKEIIALGRDGEPEPIQKLQDLVNKTTWKKCCFSGDGEYICAGSARQHALYIWEKSIGNLVKILHGTKGELLLDVVWHPVRPIIASISSGLVSIWAQNQVENWSAFAPDFKELDENVEYEERESEFDIADEDKSVDLNADAQQDEEIEVDVQKVEPVAAFCSSDEEGEDENALQFLPMAPEVEDPEDGWAAQDGLEASTVLLSNDPHDYDDDIMASKRRRVQHYDVSLPDAPTDETHPLISSKASKDKQQPVGGKKATGRTKK
- the eRF1 gene encoding eukaryotic peptide chain release factor subunit 1 isoform X1, which gives rise to MSGEETSADRNVEIWKIKKLIKSLEMARGNGTSMISLIIPPKDQISRVSKMLADEFGTASNIKSRVNRLSVLGAITSVQHRLKLYTKVPPNGLVIYCGTIVTEEGKEKKVNIDFEPFKPINTSLYLCDNKFHTEALTALLADDNKFGFIVMDGNGALFGTLQGNTREVLHKFTVDLPKKHGRGGQSALRFARLRMEKRHNYVRKVAEVATQLFITNDKPNIAGLILAGSADFKTELSQSDMFDPRLQSKVIKLVDVSYGGENGFNQAIELAAESLQNVKFIQEKKLIGRYFDEISQDTGKYCFGVEDTLRALELGSVETLICWENLDIQRYVLKNHANSTSTTVLHLTPEQEKDKSHFTDKESGVEMELIESQPLLEWLANNYKMFGATLEIITDKSQEGSQFVRGFGGIGGILRYKVDFQSMQLDELDNDGFDLDDY
- the eRF1 gene encoding eukaryotic peptide chain release factor subunit 1 isoform X2, which translates into the protein MSGEETSADRNVEIWKIKKLIKSLEMARGNGTSMISLIIPPKDQISRVSKMLADEFGTASNIKSRVNRLSVLGAITSVQHRLKLYTKVPPNGLVIYCGTIVTEEGKEKKVNIDFEPFKPINTSLYLCDNKFHTEALTALLADDNKFGFIVMDGNGALFGTLQGNTREVLHKFTVDLPKKHGRGGQSALRFARLRMEKRHNYVRKVAEVATQLFITNDKPNIAGLILAGSADFKTELSQSDMFDPRLQSKVIKLVDVSYGGENGFNQAIELAAESLQNVKFIQEKKLIGRYFDEISQDTGKYCFGVEDTLRALELGSVETLICWENLDIQRYVLKNHANSTSTTVLHLTPEQEKDKSHFTDKESGVEMELIESQPLLEWLANNYKMFGATLEIITDKSQEGSQFVRGFGGIGGILRYKVDFQSLQADEPLEDVDLDDY